The DNA region TTCTGAGTGCAGTTGACTTCAGCGTAAATCCGTTTCCGCTCAGTGACATGTATAGTTTGGATGTGAAATCCTGGTTTCCGAATTTTACTGAAGAAATGTTCTTTGCTGCCTTCGGTCCTATACCATAGCTGAACGGTATTTTGATCTCCTGTGTGTCTGCCGTGATCTCAAAATGTGTTTCTTCAAGATAAGGTGTCGAACCGTCGTCAAGAGTGATCTGTGCAGATGTTTTGTCCGGATCATCGAACACGAAGCTTAATACGCCTCCGCCGAGGTCTCTTGCATATTCCGAAAATTCCTTGCTCAGAACGATCTCGTTATCCGTAAAGTCCATGTACGAACCTGCTCCGAGGATCTGGAACTTTTCACCTGAAGGTGTGGTAAGCTCAGCAGATGTAAATCCCGTCGCTGCTGCATCGTATAATCCGAGACTGTATGGCACACGTATTTCAGCATTACGTGCTACAGTATAGTTTCCTTCATTTACATACGGTTTCGCCGATACGGCAAATCCAACATTCCAGACTATCGATGTTGAAGGAAAATCGTACTTTGCATCCGGATCCCACTCGCAGTCGCCGTTGCATTCACCTGTCAGACGAAGAGAAAATGTCTTGAAATTCACATCGGCATTTTTCATTTCCTCATCGGTCATCATTCTGTAGCTGTACTTTTTCTCGCCGTTCACATCTTCACACACGTATTTGTATGCTTCCGGACATCCGCCGACCGATGCCGTTATAACTTTTTCACGCTGTGAAAGTACGGTCTCTGAACCGTCATCGCTTCTGATCACTGAAAGGCAGACAGCCGGCTTTCCGTCTGCGCTCCAGTCACGGCTTCCGGCAAGCATAACAGGATTTTTCGCATCCTGCTCATAGTAAGCCGACACTCTTGCAACCACTGTTACAGAAGCCGAACTCTTGTTGATAACCGTAAGCGGATCACTCGTTCCTGAATAACTTTTCTTTCCGCTGTCAGAAGCGGTACCGTTGCAGAAATACACATTGGCATTATCGGCATAAACGCTGTCCGGATGCTTTTCTGCATTCGTTTTGCGTATAAGTCCCTGCGGATCAGCGACATAATCAAGAGTATCGTTCTGCACCGGCAGTGTCACCTGAAATACCTTTGTGCTGACAAGCCCCTCAATATCACCTTTCCCCGTGTTAACTGATGATGCCTGATCCTGCGGGATCTCCTCAATTGTAAGATTTACATCATCCTTATTGTTCTCACCGGCACCGCTTCGTGCTGCTTCAATGAAAGTATCTGCAGTACCGTCCTCATTTTCGTCTGTACCCTGTTCGTTCTCTTCCCTGATATCAGCATTTTCATCTTCCCGGACTTCACCTTCAGACTCACCGTCCTGATCCTCCGCCGCATTCTCTGCAGTTTCCGGTTCCTCCGTGTCCTCTGATACCTGATCTTCAGCCACCGCCGAAGCTGGTTCTCCGGCAGAAGCAATCTCATCCGCCGAAACAAGTGCGCACGTCATATTTGCCGCAAGCATTGACGATGCGATCAGAAATGCTGATAAACGCTTAATGTCATCCATGACTATACCTCCGTTTAGCTTTCCAATGAATTTATATTTACTTCCCTGAAACGCCAGGGAGCATCGCTCCGTTTCCCGCCTGAACAAGCGGAATTTTCAGCGTTTCCTTTTATATGTAAACTGTTTCTTTACGTGTACATCCGTATGCACGCAGCGAATCAGTTTCCACCGACAATTATCTTCACTGCCATCTGCAGTGTGCCAACACTCTCCTTTTCATCCTTTGAAAGAAGCGTATAGGTAAGAACAGCCTTGTATGTACCGGCCTTAAGTTCCCTGTCAAGCGTTATATTTTCAAGGTGACTTCCAGGCGGCAGAACCGGTGAGGTGTATACCGGTTCGCTGTATCCGTTTATTTTCACATCGAAATACACGCTGTTGATATTGGAAAGAGGATTTTCAACAAAAGCATCCTCAGAATAAGCTTTTCCGTTCCGGAAAGTCCACTCCGAATTCATTTTAACGTCGTAGCTGGATGCAGCATTCACCTCAGCCTCAGAAGCCGACGGCACCACCGCAGGATCAGCAAGTACAACATAGTTTCGTTTCACATTCTTTTCCGGCACATCAGACTCTGTCCCGCCTGCAAACAGCCGGAACCCGGCATAGCACCCGAACCCCAGAGTCAGAACAATTAAGATCACAAACAAGACCTTCACTGCAGCCGAACCTGTTTTTCCCATAACCTGATTACCCCTTTACAAAAACAAAAAATGCATCACATGGAGAAACACCTGTCCCATATGACACACCTGTAAAATCTGTATTCCCCCATATTTTTCATCCCTATGCATCAATTATACCATAAACAGCGAGGTAAATCAAGGGTTTTTATACGGTTTGACCGCTGCTTTTATGAATCGTGATACTAATCTTGAATCGATTTATAAAAAATGATATAATATCAATCGATACACATATGTTAAATCATATCGGGCAAATACGCTGAATAATAAAATTGGAGGAAACCTGTTTGAGTAATAAAAAAGATCATATCAATATTCGCTCCAGTGCAGCTGAATATCTGACTTACGCTGCATCTGCCGGTAATCAGCAGGACAGCATTGAAATGCGATATGAAGATGAAAATATATGGCTTACACAAAAAATGATGGCTGCATTGTATGATGTAAGTGTGGCTGCGATCAACCAACATATAAAAAGAATTTATGAGGATTCAGAACTTGAAGCGGAATCAACTATTAAGAAATACTTAATAGTTCAAAATGAAGGTTCACGTCAGGTAAACAGAGAAGTGGCTCATTACAACCTTCAGATGATCATTGCAGTCGGCTTTAAAGTAAATAACGAGCGGGCTGTACAGTTTCGTAAATGGGCAAACAGCATTGTGAAGGATTATACAATCAAAGGCTGGGTTATCGACGATGAACGCCTGAAAAACGGCGGATCCGTACTCACAAAAGAATATTTCGACCGGCTGCTGGAGCAGATTCGGGAAATCAGGTTGTCCGAACGCAGATTCTATCAAAAGATAACAGATATATATGCTACAGCACTTGATTACGACCGTACATCGAAAACGACGAAGCAGTTCTTTGCAAAGGTACAGAATAAGATGCATTATGCTGTGCACGGACATACTGCAGCAGAACTGATATATGAAAGAGCTGATGCTGCTAAGCCGAATATGGGACTGACTACATGGGAAGCAGCGCCAAATGGTAAAATTGTAAAAAGTGATGTCAGTGTTGCAAAAAATTATCTTACTGAAAAAGAAATGCGTTCACTGGAACGTATAGTTTCTGCGTACCTGGATCTGGCGGAAGACCGCGCGGAACGTCATATTCCGATGACAATGGAAGACTGGTCTAAAAGGCTTGATTTATTCCTTATGGCAGATGACAGAGAGATCCTTAAAGATGCAGGAAAAATCACAGCAGAGATAGCTAAAGCAAAGGCTGAGACAGAATTTGAAAAATACCGCGTAATTCAGGACCGATTGTTCGTGTCTGACTTTGACCGATATCTGCAGGAACTGGAGGAAAATGCAAAGGAATAACTGGTAAGTCGCGAAAGATGCTGGCGTGACTGTCGGTGAGTTTAAAGAGAAAGCGGGAATAGAATAAATTATACCACGATTTAAATTACTAAAGCACAGTGCTTTTTAAACAGCGGCCGGAATTGGTAATACGCCTTTTCCGGTCGCTGTTTTTATTTTTTCATAATAATTTAGATTTGTTTACAGTTTTATCCCTGCCCGAACAGCAAACTCCTGAACAGTCATTTGTGCTCTCTGAGCAGCAACATCTAAAGGTAAGAAGCCGTCCCTTACTAAATCAGCAAGAGTACTGACCCTTTCATCAAGCCTTTCTGAATTAACAACTGTTTTCCAGTCTATCTGCGCATCCTGTCGCATACGGATCATTTCACGTTCTGTTGGATTTGACATAATTAACTGCATAGTCTTAGCCGCCTCCTTCACTCCGGAATTATCAATATCGTTTACTTCTTCCCAGGAACTTGCACGAAACGCTTTTGCCTACTCAACAGGTACCTGTTTTTTTCAGATTACTTGATACATGAATTTACAACCGTCATCATAGCGTTCCGTCATACAATCAGGCCCTGCTTTCTCAGGTTTTCTGCTGCTTTTTGCTTTGCTGCATCAGCATCGAATTTAGTTGGAGGAGTTGTGACTATCTGTACATATGCACGAAAGCCTTCCTTCCCCTGAAAAATAGGTACTATCGGCTTACTGTAATCTCTTACAGCCAGGTTTAAATTAGCTTCGCCCATATTCACACCGTCCTTCCCCATTATTAACAATATTCGGATACTATATACACTTGTTAATTTAAGAATACCACAATTCACCGATTATTTCAAGTGTTCGGTTTCATTTCTATTGTCTAACTCCTCAAAAAATGATATAATAACTATAGAAGCAGACTTCTAAGGAAAGGGTGATTTTATGAGTACAAAGGAAATGGCTTGTTCAATGATCAATACTTGCAACCTTGACGATGAAGCTATGAGAAGTGTTATGAGATATATTCAGTTTCTTGTCAATGAATCAGAAAAGCAGACAGCGGCAGTTCAGCTCCTTAACGAGTTGGCCGAAGGCGAAAAGTCTGCTGCTGAACAGGGCTGGCTTTCACCAGAAGATGTTGAACGGGAGTTAGGGCTATTATGAAGCTTGTTATCGCACCTTCTGCAAAAGACGATTTAAAAGAGATAAAAGAATACATTTCAGTAGAACTTTCTAATCCAATTGCAGCAACGAATGTTGTAAAACGAATTATAAACAGTTATAAAGCTTTAAAAGATATACCTGAAATCGGTATCCCGCTCGACCGTAAGATAAACGTTGAAACATCTTTCCGATTTATTATCAGCGGCAATTATCTTGTCTTCTATAAGATCAGCAATGATGCGGTTGAGATTCATCGTATTCTGTATAAAGGCAGAAATTATATCCGTGTTCTTTTTCCGGAAGAGTATAATGATATTCGCGAAAATTTCGAATGACTACTTGAGTGATTTCTCACTGAATTGAAACGATAACCAATGATATCATCACTACTCTTGATTTGCACAAAAAGTATAAAAGAGTAACGAGTGAAGAATACAGACTCATACTGGAAATAACCCGTAAAATCAAAGAGCATATTTACAACAATATAGATGATTAGAGCGTCAAAACAGCGATTTTGACTTTTCAAAATTCCAATAGAATCTTGAAAATTTAATATTATTACAAATTATGGATATATCGAAACGTAAATCTCAATATTTAGTAGCTTTCCTTACTCATTTTTCAGGCTATTACCGCATTTTGGGCGCGGCATGCCGAGCCTTGCATGAATTTGCAAAACTTCTGGATGTTCATAGCAGTTACTTTTGCTCCAAAGAATAATTTCTTTCGAATCATACCTCTTGCCGGTATTTTGTCAACATGATATTTTCTTCGAAGAATGGATGGAAGTGATTCAACACCATTTCGGAATTTAGTTAAGTCACTAAATTCTTTTGTAGAACGTTTTCTCTGTTGCTGAGCTCTGTTTTTACTTTTTAATGAGACTGTTTTCTTACAAACCTTTACTCTCAAGTTAGGTTTACATTCATTAAAGTGTGGACAGTTTTCGCACTTTTCTTTATCGAAGGATGCTACGCACTGCCCTGTCTTTTTATTGTAGCTGCAGCTTATTGGTTCATGTCCTCCGGGACACTTTAAGATCTGTGTTCCGTCTTCACTGAATTCAAAATCAGCATTGATATCTGGTGTTTCTTTACCAGTAAGATTAGTGTTTACAATTTCAATGTTTTTTGATTTTGCTAATGCTTCATCAGCTGTATATGCACCGTCAGCTACTATTACTGTGCGGTCGTCTTCCGGCTGAGAATTCATTCTTTCCATTGCATCATTGATGAATTTCTTATCGCTGTAATTGTTTGTTTCAAACTGAAAATCAGTTACAAGCGTATCACCGTTTTCATTTGATGATTCTACTAAATTGGCAACGTATCCTATATGATTTTTACCTGCTTTATGGCGAAATGTTGCTTCCGGATCCGCAGGATTCTGAAGTATTGAAGAATCCATACTTGAATCGTCTGCATCTTTAAGCTGACGGATTCCGTTAGGATATATGTTAGTCTGCTCATTGAGAAAGCGTACCAGCAATTTATATGCACTGCTGTCTTCAATATCTTCATCACACAGGTTCATCAGAATTTTTGCATCTTCAAGAATAGTTACAATCTTGCTATCAACAGATTCACTACGATTATGATATACTACTTTATTTCTGTCATCTACATCAGCATAATGCATGTATTCCGAAGGCACTTCTGCATTACTGCGTTTCATCTCTTTTACAAGGTTTGAAACACATGTATAAAGCAGTTCGAGACGCGACATTTTCTTCACATTTGCAGATATCATCATGCTATCCATACGTTTAAGATGATGATCTATTCCCATAACAAGCGCCATAACATCTGTTATTTCTTTTTCCGTATTTTGTATGAGATCTATTCCTGTTTCAATTTCATACATTGCTAATCTTTCACGAAATCTTCCAAGACTTCTGTCACTAAGGGGCTGTTCATCAAATGATGTTGTGTGAAGTGCATACTGATATCTTATGTCAAACAGCAATGATTCAAGAAATTCATCATCGGACTGTCCTGTTAGCTGCTGAATGAATATTGCGCCTACGAGAACGTTTACCGGAGTATTTGGACGCGATAATTTTTCGCTGTAAAGAACCGCATACGGTGTTTCATCTATTGCAGGAAATACTTTTTCAGCAAATACTTTTGCCCATGATTTTTCTAAAAATCTGCGTTCTCTTTCTGTTAAATTCAGCGTGGAATCGAACATTGACATTTGTTCATTCCTTAAATCGTTTGCTACGAATGACATTTCTTTTTCCTCCGAAATTTGATACTTCTATTGTACCATATTTCGCGTTTTCATTTGTTGTAATAATATTAAATTTTCAAGATGCTTTTGTTGGCTCAGATTGGTCTTACCCTTTTGACGCCCGAATCATATAGATGATATTAATCAAAAGGCGTTAATCGTATGTTAAATGAAAGAATTATACTTTATACTGAGGAGGCAGAAGCTAAGGGCATAGAAGAAGGACAGGCACTTGCTTTTGCAATTCTCCAGACAATCATCTCACTCAAAGACGAAAGTGAATCTGATATTATTGCGGCTCTTACTGAACAGTATGATCTGAAAGAAAATGAAGCGAAAAAATATATTGATAAGTTCAACATGATAAGTACTTGCAGGATCAAATAAAAATATTTTCTCAGCCGGATGGCACGGGTTAAAGCTTGTGTCATCCGGCTTCCCGATTTAAATCGATAAAGTGTTTTGACTTCTAAACAGCAACTGGTTAAATGCCTTTTCCAGTCGCTGTTTTTTTATTATAATAATTTAGATTCGTTTACAGTTTTATCCCCGCACGAACAGCAAACTCCTGAGCAGTCATTTTCGCCCTCTCGGCTGCAACATCAATCGTTAAAAGGCCGTCTCTTACTAAATCAGCAAGAGTACTGATCCTTTCATCAAGCCTTTCTGAATTAACAACTGTTTTCCAGTCTATCTGCGCATCCTGTCGCATACGGATCATTTCACGTTCTGTTGGATTTGACATAATTAACTGCATAGTCTTAGCCGCCTCCTTAACACCAGAATTATCAATATCGTTTACTTCTTCCCAGGAACTTGCACGAAATGCTTTTGCCCACTCAACAAGCCACTGCTTTTTCAGATTTTTTAATCTTTACATATCACCATATCATTGGTAAATTGAAAGCTGATACTATATTTTTTCCAAATAATTCAGCGACACCAATTGCACGTGGATATTCCGCTTAGCGAGTGCACCTGTACCGGAAATTCAGAGCAGGTGATGGCGATGAATTAGAGCACCCTTTTCCGGAGCACTGAGCAAGTGAATCCGGTCAAGAGTGCAGTAGGTAAATCAACTCAGTTAAATTTCAGGATAGTCAATACCATTTTCTTTGAGAAGATTAGTAAGAACTTCAATGTAGTCATAGAGTTTATGAATTTCGATCCAGTTACCATGGCAAAGCTCATCTGCTTCTTCAAGTTCATGACGAGTAATCTGATAGTCTATCCATTTGAGGCATTTATGATTCTTGCTGAACGCACAGTAATCATTCATGTTCTGAATCCTCCTTTGCAGAAGATTTTAAACCATGACGTTCTCTCATGGATACATCTCCTTCTATCATAATTTCATATGAATTATGAACAATACGGTCAATGATAGCTTCGCAAAGGGTTGCATCACATTCATCACCGATACGGGAGTACCAGCCAGAAGGTTCAAACTG from Ruminococcus sp. HUN007 includes:
- a CDS encoding type II toxin-antitoxin system RelE/ParE family toxin, with the protein product MKLVIAPSAKDDLKEIKEYISVELSNPIAATNVVKRIINSYKALKDIPEIGIPLDRKINVETSFRFIISGNYLVFYKISNDAVEIHRILYKGRNYIRVLFPEEYNDIRENFE
- a CDS encoding mobility-associated LCxxNW protein → MNDYCAFSKNHKCLKWIDYQITRHELEEADELCHGNWIEIHKLYDYIEVLTNLLKENGIDYPEI
- a CDS encoding virulence RhuM family protein, which gives rise to MSNKKDHINIRSSAAEYLTYAASAGNQQDSIEMRYEDENIWLTQKMMAALYDVSVAAINQHIKRIYEDSELEAESTIKKYLIVQNEGSRQVNREVAHYNLQMIIAVGFKVNNERAVQFRKWANSIVKDYTIKGWVIDDERLKNGGSVLTKEYFDRLLEQIREIRLSERRFYQKITDIYATALDYDRTSKTTKQFFAKVQNKMHYAVHGHTAAELIYERADAAKPNMGLTTWEAAPNGKIVKSDVSVAKNYLTEKEMRSLERIVSAYLDLAEDRAERHIPMTMEDWSKRLDLFLMADDREILKDAGKITAEIAKAKAETEFEKYRVIQDRLFVSDFDRYLQELEENAKE
- a CDS encoding transposase — translated: MSFVANDLRNEQMSMFDSTLNLTERERRFLEKSWAKVFAEKVFPAIDETPYAVLYSEKLSRPNTPVNVLVGAIFIQQLTGQSDDEFLESLLFDIRYQYALHTTSFDEQPLSDRSLGRFRERLAMYEIETGIDLIQNTEKEITDVMALVMGIDHHLKRMDSMMISANVKKMSRLELLYTCVSNLVKEMKRSNAEVPSEYMHYADVDDRNKVVYHNRSESVDSKIVTILEDAKILMNLCDEDIEDSSAYKLLVRFLNEQTNIYPNGIRQLKDADDSSMDSSILQNPADPEATFRHKAGKNHIGYVANLVESSNENGDTLVTDFQFETNNYSDKKFINDAMERMNSQPEDDRTVIVADGAYTADEALAKSKNIEIVNTNLTGKETPDINADFEFSEDGTQILKCPGGHEPISCSYNKKTGQCVASFDKEKCENCPHFNECKPNLRVKVCKKTVSLKSKNRAQQQRKRSTKEFSDLTKFRNGVESLPSILRRKYHVDKIPARGMIRKKLFFGAKVTAMNIQKFCKFMQGSACRAQNAVIA